In one Bordetella pertussis 18323 genomic region, the following are encoded:
- a CDS encoding PTS sugar transporter subunit IIA, translating into MNHLSRILPAGNVVLDMLATSKKRAFEQAGLLFENHHGLARSVVFDSLFSRERLGSTALGQGVAVPHGRVKGLDQALAAFIRLAQPIPFDAPDGQPVSMLLCLLVPEAATQQHLDILAELAQLMSNKPLREALASETDPAAVHRMLTTGQL; encoded by the coding sequence ATGAATCACTTGTCGCGCATCCTACCCGCCGGCAATGTCGTGCTCGACATGCTCGCCACGAGCAAGAAACGGGCGTTCGAACAGGCCGGCCTACTTTTTGAAAACCATCACGGATTGGCCCGCTCGGTCGTGTTCGATAGCCTGTTCTCGCGTGAGCGGCTGGGCTCGACAGCGCTGGGCCAGGGCGTCGCCGTGCCGCATGGCCGGGTCAAGGGCCTGGACCAGGCGCTGGCCGCGTTCATCCGCCTGGCCCAGCCCATCCCCTTCGACGCGCCCGACGGCCAGCCGGTTTCCATGCTGCTCTGTCTGCTCGTTCCCGAAGCCGCCACGCAGCAGCACCTGGACATCCTGGCCGAACTGGCCCAGCTCATGTCCAACAAGCCGCTGCGCGAAGCGCTGGCCAGCGAAACCGATCCGGCCGCGGTGCACCGCATGCTGACCACCGGCCAACTCTGA
- the hpf gene encoding ribosome hibernation-promoting factor, HPF/YfiA family, whose product MNLSICGRHLDVTLAIREYVMNKLARVLRHFDHVIDTQVMLSVEPLRHKAEITMRLRGKDIHCEAVDENLYAAIDLLVDKIDRQVIKHKDKVQSHSAESAKRQAAALAAQQP is encoded by the coding sequence ATGAACCTGAGCATCTGCGGTCGTCACCTCGACGTCACCCTGGCAATCCGGGAATATGTCATGAACAAGCTGGCGCGAGTGCTGCGGCATTTCGATCATGTTATCGATACCCAGGTCATGCTTTCGGTAGAGCCCCTGCGGCACAAGGCCGAAATCACCATGCGTCTGCGCGGCAAGGATATCCATTGCGAAGCCGTCGACGAGAACCTCTATGCAGCCATCGATCTACTGGTCGACAAAATAGACCGTCAGGTCATCAAGCACAAAGACAAGGTTCAGAGCCACTCCGCCGAGTCCGCAAAGCGACAAGCCGCTGCGCTGGCCGCGCAGCAACCGTAG